From one Neovison vison isolate M4711 chromosome 1, ASM_NN_V1, whole genome shotgun sequence genomic stretch:
- the HMGN4 gene encoding high mobility group nucleosome-binding domain-containing protein 4 — protein sequence MPKRKAKGDAKGDKGKVKDEPQRRSARLSAKPAPPKPEPRPKKAPAKKGEKLPKGRKGKADGGKEGNNAAKNLDASTVQSQKAEGSGDAK from the coding sequence ATGCCCAAAAGAAAGGCCAAAGGAGATGCTAAAGGCGACAAAGGGAAGGTGAAGGATGAGCCGCAGAGGAGATCGGCACGCTTGTCTGCTAAACCGGCTCCTCCAAAACCAGAACCCCGGCCTAAAAAGGCCCCtgcaaagaaaggagagaagctacccaaagggagaaaggggaaagcagatgGTGGCAAGGAGGGGAACAACGCTGCAAAGAACCTAGATGCTTCCACAGTCCAGTCACagaaagcagaaggcagtggggATGCCAAGTGA